The following nucleotide sequence is from Aptenodytes patagonicus chromosome 6, bAptPat1.pri.cur, whole genome shotgun sequence.
CAATTTCAGAGCTGGCTTCTGTAATTGCCTGGTAGTTTAACCTGTCTCCATTCCCCCATAAGAGGAGGGACATATTGCCTTCATTCATGTTGCATTGTTCACCAGTAAATGTAAAGCAAATTGTAAAATCAGACCTGCTTGAACTAACATTTGTAGCTATTCATTCACTCACGCACAAACTAGCCCCTTGATGCCAGTCCAGCTGTTTTCTTATaccagagagaaaataagaacagtgagtcaattaattttctcttttctttttgaagtgtcGGGGAAGCATTTGGATACCATGGAAATGAGCAACAATATGGTGAAAAACTGGTTTAGGAGGTGTTCAAGAAGTTAAATTTAGTCCTGGAATTAGCTTTGCTGTGTTTCACCAGaggcttctgcttttttccttgctcccAGTATGATATTTAGGATGGACTTCACCCATTCCCAGGAGTGCAGGAAAGGCCCTGCCCTGAGTCAGGTGGGACTAAAGGTTGGCTGAGTGCTGGGCCTGATATAAGTTTGTGTTACACGTTGATGGATACCtctggttgctttttttcctgctgggcATGGGATGGGGTTTAATCCTGGTTAAATTCTGTATCCCAGATCTGTTTGCCTTCTCTTGAAAGGacttctccttctctcttttgcAGGCATGGTTCAGAAACTTGACCAGAAGCTGCCTGTAGCCAACGAGTACCTGCTGCTTTCAGGTGGTGTGCGGGAAGGTGTGGTGGACATTGATCTTGATGAGCTGAATGTTTATGCACGGGGCACAGACTATGACATGGACTTCACCCTGCTTGTGCCCGCACTGAAGCTGCATGACCGCAACCAACCAGTCACGCTGGACATGCGCCACTCAGCTTTGTGCCATTCCTGGCTGAGCCTGCGTCTGTTTGATGAAGGAACTATCAGCAAATGGAAGGACTGCTGCACAATCGTGGACCATATCAATGGAGCTACCAATTATTTCTTCTCTCCGACAAAAGTCGCAGACTGGTTCTATGACTCCATTAGCATTGTCCTCTCCGAGATCCAGAAAAAGCCTCAGCGAGGGATGCCAAAGGTGGAGAAGGTAGAAAAGAATGGGACTATCATATCCATCATTCTGGGAGTGGGCAGCAGCCGCATGCTGTACGACATTGTCCCTGTGGTGTCCTTCAAAGGTTGGCCAGCTGTGGCCCAGAGCTGGCTGATGGAGAACCACTTCTGGGATGGGAAGATCACAGAGGAGGAAGTCATAAGTGGGTTTTACTTAGTGCCTGCATGTTCCTACAAGGGGAAGAAGGACAATGAATGGAGGCTGTCATTTGCCAGAAGTGAAGTGCAGCTGAAAAAGTGCATCTCCAGCAGCCTCATGCAAGCCTATCAGGCCTGCAAAGCTATCATCATCAAATTGCTGTCCCGCCCCAAAGCCATTAGTCCGTATCACTTGCGGAGCATGATGCTGTGGGCTTGCGACAGGCTACCAGCCAACTACTTGGCCCAGGAGGATTACGCAGCCCATTTCCTCCTGGGTCTCATTGATGATCTCCAGCACTGCTTGGTCAACAAGATGTGCCCTAACTATTTCATCCCCCAGTGCAACATGCTggagcatctctctgaagaaaccGTCATGCTGCATGCGCGGAAGCTGTCCTCAGTCCGCTCGGACCCTGCCGAACACCTTCGAACTGCCATCGAACATGTCAAAGCAGCCAACCGGCTAACACTAGAGCTCCAACGGCGGGGCAGCACCACCAGCATTCCCTCCCCGCAATCAGATGGAGGGGACACCAACCAGCCTGATGACCGATTAGCCAAAAAGTTGCAACAGCTAGTGACTGAGAACCCCGGGAAGTCCATCTCCGTCTTCATTAACCCAGATGATGTCACAAGGCCCCACTTCAGAATTGATGATAAATTTTTCTGAGCTTTCGTCAAtgtttcttgggatttttttcttttgctttgtttttaaaaactcttgcaatgtgcaggtttttttgtttggttttccctgATGACTTAGTCTCTTGTTTTTTACATATCCAGCGTAGATTGGATCTGTTGAGAACAACCTGAATAAATTATAATTCCTGGTTCTGCAGGACAGTGCAGATTTTGAAACAGTATATTACTATTTCAtatgctgctttgatttttttcacctaCCCAGCCCCATTGTCTGTGAGTAGTTTCTAAAGGAGAACATGCACCGTAAACACACATGCCACAGTgtaatgtagatttttttttttcaagcttccATAATTTATGTACATTGTTGGGCCTGGGGAAGGGAGAACTCACCTTCCGTTGCTTTAGAAATTCACTTCTTTTTCCATGAGCTTCCATCACCCTAAACAAATGAGGAGAGACTCTGGGTTGGAAAGCACTAGTGGTAATTTGACGAGGCCAAGTGTACTGGGCTGAAGCCCAGCTCATCTGTTCTTCACACTTCTCACATTAGGGGAGAAAGCTGACTTCAGAGATGATGATGCAGCTTTTGGGGGAAAGAGTTGTTTCTGTTTTGATCTACTTTTTGAATGTAATTGTTCATAATTGGACCTTGTACAGTCCAGagggttgtttctgctgcttttccatgcGGAATAAGGTTATGGAATGTTAGTTTTAGTGTGTGTAATTATTCAAAGCCTTATTTAAATTCTATTAAAGAACATACCATTATAAATGTTAATTGCACTAATGAAATCTCTGCCATTACCTCAGTCCCACTGTTTGTGTTTCTTTCATGAATTAGCATCTGTTATTAGGTCTCAGTATTGCAGATTGCTTGAGGCCCCTCGGGTCTCATGGTTTCAGGTGATTTCTTGATTGTCTTTTGTAAAAGGCTCTTCCTTGTTAGCCCTGCTATGTGTGAGAAGTCAGATTTTTGCATTGGCATATTTCTTTGGATGCGTATTGTGTGTTGCAGTGCATATTGCATTAATATGTATTGCATGTTGTTGAAACAGGTTTACCATTAGATAAGGATGTGATGCTAAAGCAGTGGTATGTGCAAAGTGAATCAGCCAGACCTCGAGCAAAGGAGCTACCTTGCTTCTGTAATGCATGTATTAGGCCTGATCCTTTACGGCAGTTACCATTCCCTTGACTCCTGTGGACTTTCTGACTTACCCTGGGGCATATGAGATCTTACTTTGGTCTCATGTTTGCAGAAGTTGTGTTTGTATGTAAACTTGTGGTGCAACAGTAGCCTTGAAAAACACATACGCTTTCCTTTTGTGTGTAGGGTAAGATGTATGGTAACAAGGGTTAGTCTGAGCCAAAAAT
It contains:
- the MB21D2 gene encoding nucleotidyltransferase MB21D2; this translates as MKMAAPLASKAGSAGTNSKPPFPELDFRSGARVEELNKLIQEFTKHDQREYDDQRALEIHTAKDFIFSMLGMVQKLDQKLPVANEYLLLSGGVREGVVDIDLDELNVYARGTDYDMDFTLLVPALKLHDRNQPVTLDMRHSALCHSWLSLRLFDEGTISKWKDCCTIVDHINGATNYFFSPTKVADWFYDSISIVLSEIQKKPQRGMPKVEKVEKNGTIISIILGVGSSRMLYDIVPVVSFKGWPAVAQSWLMENHFWDGKITEEEVISGFYLVPACSYKGKKDNEWRLSFARSEVQLKKCISSSLMQAYQACKAIIIKLLSRPKAISPYHLRSMMLWACDRLPANYLAQEDYAAHFLLGLIDDLQHCLVNKMCPNYFIPQCNMLEHLSEETVMLHARKLSSVRSDPAEHLRTAIEHVKAANRLTLELQRRGSTTSIPSPQSDGGDTNQPDDRLAKKLQQLVTENPGKSISVFINPDDVTRPHFRIDDKFF